The genomic stretch AATCACTTTCACAAATAAGGTTGTTGTAGCTTTTGTTATAACAAAGAGCAAGGCCCGTCAGAATGGAATCTAACTCTACCAATAACATGTCACCTCCAAATTTATAATAATGGAAACCAACTATCTATTTACCATGTATGTTAGAAACAATTCCACTAGCACCTAAACACAAAAAACCTTCCAAAAAATAACTACCATTAACCGTAAATTTAAGAGTGCCTTCAAAAGCACGACTCTAATGATTCAAGAGACACAATGATTATAAATTCACCCCAGGGTGGGTATAATAAGTAAGACACCCTTCACGAAAAGAGATGATCATCTTCACAGCCTTATGGATACGCTATTTTCGATCCTCAAAGATCCAACATCAAGTGGTTCATAAACTTGTAACAAACAAAATTATTGAGGCACCACACGATATCTCATAAAGCCAAAGTTTAACATGAGTAAGAGAGAAAAAAATAATGTAACACCTAATATCTAAAGGAAGTCAAAGTTCTCTTGAATGAGGGCACTCACATGAAAAATGGAGAATATATTTCATGGGTAAATAACAACGAGTGCAAATTGGGGGAGGCTACCATGTTCCAATGATATCAACCACCATTATCTTAGAGAGAATTGTGGAAACCAATTCATATAAAGTGTTATAATTTTTTTAGGGCTTTCAGATGTGATAACCATTAGTTACCACTTGAGCAAGTATATACACCTTTTTTTGGCATGCTTCCAAGTCCATGTGTCTTGAAGCTTTACGTCTAAGGTATTCGTTGTTGGGAATTGTTGGATGTAGTCAATATTGTCAGACAATATCATAGTGGAAAGACTTTGTAGGTCTTATACATCCCCGTGTAACATATCCTTCAAACACATATTGATGATGTTAACAAATAGAGCTTAGTAACAAAGAAGATCGAATATAGTCTAGTCAATATACCAACCTAATGAATCTCATGATTCAACTCAAAAATTGTATAATTTACCAAAAGTATTAATGACGTGTTGTTGTAAAAGATGTCTCTAAGTAATCGCTTCCTACTATACTCAAGAGTTTTCATTTCAAGAAGATAATTTTTTGGACACTTTATCAAGGATGTCATTATAAAACATTATTGTAAACTTAACCCTTGATGAGAGGGAAGTCAAGGTAGTAGCCTAGATACACTACAAAATTGATAGTTGAAATGTTATTTATCTCACATTTTTGTTCCTATGAACTgttataattaatttatttttagAAATTGGTAGACAAAGTATGTTAGAggttattttagtatttttacTTAAGTATcacttgtatttaagcaagtgagtggTGTGATCATTATCATTCCTTTTGTAGTATGtgtagtgtgtgtgtgtgtgtgtgtgcaaGCATTTATAACCGTTTTAGAGTAGGGGAAGTTTGTTATTgttctctcttctctctctttgttccattgttcatctttatcaccttgtgcaccaacaattggtatctagagctccgaTTTAGATCCACAGGGAAACACCACGGGAAACACGAATGAAACGGTGACGCATTGTGTGATTGATTTATGTTTGGAGAGTTCGTGTTGAATTTCTGATCAGAATCATATCAGAATCACATATCTTGATTATGAGGGATTGGAAAACATTGTGTCTATGTGAGATCTGAGTGTATTGCACAAGGTTGGAGATGAAAGGAAACGGTAATCTGAGTACCAAGCTTCTAGTGTTCGATTGTAAGAACTAGAATCGTTGGATGATTCAGATATGTGTGTTgcttggagctcaagatgttcttgatcttGTCAAGGACAGTTACACTGCACTTCCAGAAAATACAACGGATGCGCAGAGAAATGCTCAGTGTGATATAAGGAAGAAGGATCAAAAGAtgttgttctacatccatcagtgtgtggatgtgaacATGTTTGAGAAAATTGATTATTCGACGATGGTGAAAGTTGCGTGGGAAATACTGGTGCGGTGCTACGGcggtgatgcatcagtgaagaaggtgaaacTTCAGTCTCTACGTAAGtagtatgagaatctcaacatgcagaacaatgagaaggtacctgacTACATCTTCAGAGTGATTCTTGcaaatgagatgaagtcgtgttgagaaactctctctgaagaaattatcattgagaaggtactttcttactcctcagtttgattacatcATTGTAGCAATTTAAAATTCTAaggatctgagcaccatgagaatagAAGAGTTGCAAAGAAGTCTAGAGGTGCAAGAGTTGTGTCTGAGTGAAAAAACCTCTGAGAGAGAGGTAAAGCAAGCTCTGAAAACTTCTTTTGTTAAGAAAGACCAGAAGAAGTCTTAGTCAAAAGCCAAGAAAATACATGGTTGGTCTCAGAAGTTAGAAGCCTCGGCTTCTAGGAGTCATAAGGGAAaggagaagtatgacaagagAAAAGTTATATGTTATTGTTGTAAGAAGTTGGGCCACTTCGTTGCAGATTGTTGGTCAAATAAGGAGAGGAAATTAGAAAAAGCGAATATGGCCAGAAGTTCTGATGATGAACATGTGCTATTAATGGCTTCTGATTCTGATAGTACGTCTCTAGAAaactggtggtatatggacactggttgttcaaaACATCTTACTGAAATAAGAAATTgttggttgattttgactctgGGAAGAGGACCAAGATCAGATATGATGATGATAAGTATCTAAATGTTGAAGGAATGAGGAATGTTATATTGATTCTGAATAATGGAAAATATGTGTTAATTTAGAACGTCTAgtatgttcctggcatgaagagaaatttgatgagtgtaggtcaattaattgaaaagggattctcagttaccatgaaggacaatcttttAAAGTTGTATGATTGTAATCAAAAGCTaattatggagtcagaacagggaaggaatagaaaATTCAAGGTGAATGTTAAACCTACAGACTCTGAATGCCTTAGCGCAACAAGTGTTGTGAAGgaaagtgagttgtggcacaaaagatttggtcatttgaactTTAGAAGCTTAGGGCATCTATATTCAAAGAaactggtacatggaattcctgtAATTAAGAGACCAGAAAAGTCATACAATATGTGCATGAGGGGGAAGCAACCAAGACTTCCATTTGTATCAAAAGTAGCTCCAAGAGCAAAGCATGCTCTGGGTGTGGTGCATTATGATGTGTATGGACCATTTCTAGAACCTTCACTaggagggaataaatactttgtgtcatttgtggatgagttcacaaggatgatgtgggtatcccttataaagttcaaatacgaggtattttctgaatttaagaaattcagaGTCAATGTTGAGAAATAGAATGGtcagactctgaagattctcaTAACTGATGTTGGAGGTGGGTATAACTCTACAGAGTTCAAGAAGTCATGTGAAGAGAATAGATTTGATCATGAAGTGACTGCTCCATATACTCCTCAACACATTGGTCTTATTGAAAGGAGAAATCGAAAGTTGCTTGATATGGCAAGgagcatgctaaaggagaagaagcttcctaaCACTTTGTGGGGAGAAGTTATTGCCACTACAACATATATGCTCAAcaggtgtccaaccaagaagctgaaggaaattgttccttttgagaggtgggttggagataagcaaagtgttagtcattTCAAAGTAGTTGGTTCTGTCTGTTAAAAACACGTTTCATATGCTACtagaaagaagttggatgatagaagcaaGGTGATGTTACTGGTGGGGTATCACAGTATATGTGATTATAAGATTTATTCTCCATTTAATAATAAGGTTAAAGTCAATAGAGATGTTAGTGTGAAAGAGTCATAAGTATGGGATTTGAGCAAGTCGCAATCCAACTCCAGTGCagagttaacttctgaagatattaattctgattctgaagatgagtcagagcCTGAAAATGATTCTGAGAGTGAGTCCGAATCAGAAGGAGAGATTGATTCTAAGGAAAAATCTAATTCTGATCCAGATTCTGGCTGTGATTTAGATTCTGGTGATCCAGATTCTGGTGGTAGTCCAAATTCTGGGAATCTTCTAAATTTCGAAGGTGGTCATGCTTTTGAAGTCGGTACTTCTGGAGTTCCAGCATCTGATATTGTTCCAGAATCAAAATTTTATAAACAAGTTCATAGGTCACAAAGCATAAGAAATATTCTGAGAAGGTTTGTAGAGTTTGACATGTTACAAGACACTGAAATAGATTCTAAATGGGAAGTTATTCAATGTTCCATGTCAGTAGATTCTGAACCCGTGAGTACGGAAGAAGCTCTCAAGTAGAAAgtctggctgaaggccatgaaagaagaacttgatgccaTAGAGAaaaacaagacttggaagctgacagaatTTCCAAAGAACAAGAAATCCATCAGCGTGAAATGGGTTTATAAGGTGAAGCTAAAGCCATatggatcaattggaaaacaCAAAGTAAGGTTAGTTGTGAGAGTCTTTCTGCAGAAACCTGGGTTAtattactttgaagtgtttgtgcctgtagcaagacatgaaacaatcaggttggtgATTATGATAGTTGCTAACAGGAATTGGCATCTAATGCATTTATAGTGAAATATGCATTTCTAAACGATCCATTAGAAGAAGAGgtttatgtgtcacaacctcctggatttgagAAAAATAATCAGGAATGGATGGTGTTTAGATTACACAAAGCTTTGTATGGACTAAAGCAAGCCCCTAGAGTTGGAAtatgaaaattgattcatttttcaagaagcatGGATTTTAGAAATGTGAGATagagtatggtgtctatgttcaacatacttctgaatgcaatatgattctggtgtgtctgtatgttaatgacatatttcTAACAAGAAGTTGTGAACATGAGATATTTAAGTTCAAGAAGGAgctgatgaatgagtttgagatgactgataTAGGAAATATGGTTTATTTTATAGGGACGAAGATTATATACTCTGAGAAAGGCATAATTTTACATCAGCTgaaatatgaacttgagcttctaaAGAGATTTGAGTTGCTGAATTGTAAAGTTGTTGCCACACCTGCTGATATAAATTAGAAATTGGATTCTGATTCTGATGGTGATGATGCAGGTGCGACAATGTTTAAGCAGTTGGTAGGTTCTCTGAGGTATTTATGTAATACAATACCTGATATTTTCTATGTAGTTGAAATGGTGAGTAGATTTATGAGTAAACCgaagtggtctcattaccaagctgctgtcagaATTCTGAGGTATATAAAAGGAACTCTGAAGTATGAAGTTTTGTTCCCTTCTGGTGCTGAAACTGACTCAGAACTTCTGAGTTACTCAGATTTTGATTGGTGTGGAGACTGAGTTGATAGAAGAAGTACTTTTAGATACCTATTTAAGTTTCTGAAAAGTTCTACTTTTTGGTGTTCCAAAAAGCAACCAGTTGTTGCTTTGTCAATATGTGAAGCAGAATATATTGCAGATGTTGTCACTGCATGTCAAGTTGTGTGGCTTCTGAATTTACTGTAAGATTTGAAGATCAAAGTAAACAAGCCTCTAAAGCTGATGATTGATAATAAGTTTGCAATCAATCTTACCAAGAACCtagtgttgcatgggagaagcaagcatattgagactGAGTATCACTTTCTGAGAAATCAACTTCAtaatggagtgctagaagttgTGCACTGTAGCACCCAGAAGTAGATGACAGATGTTCTGACAAAGGcgatcaagactgatcaatttctccgcttgagggatggaattggtgttgttACTTTTGGTTAGGTTTAATATTTATTAAGGGATGGTGttagaattaattcatttttAGAAACTTGTAGAAAAAGTTTATTAtagggtattttagtatttctaCTTAAGTCTcacttgtatttaagcaagtgagtAGTGTGATCATTATCATTCCTTTTGCAGTCTGTGTAATGTTGTGTAgcagtgtgtgtgtgtgtgtgtgcaaGTATTTGTAACCGTTTTagagtagtggaagtttgttattattcTATCTTATCTCTCTTTGTTCcattgttcatctttatcaccttgtGCTCCAAAAAATTATATCTCTCAAAGTATTATTCGGCTCGTCCCCGTCTTCGTTCTAATATAACGAAATACATGACGAATCTAGTTGGAGAACATAATTTTTTACTAAAGAAATATTTGAGTTCTTATGCGCATTGTGCGCGTTGCGTCACAGAGGCAGTATTTTAGAATTTTAACATATAATGTCGTTTGGTTAAGTTGAAAAAGCTAAAACAATTTTCTATTGTGGTTGTAAAAAGGGGGATCTAAATATTGAAAATTTGGTGCGTATGACGACTCAGGATTTTTCTAATGCGGACTGTAGGGACGCATCAAAATTGGAGGACTACCTAATGTTTTTTATTGAACCCAGTCGTatttcaataaaaaaaattatgaataaatCTTTATATATCAAACTATAAGCATATCATTGAAGCACAAGCACAAAATTTTGAAAAGAAACTCAAAAAATAGTCGTCTTGAGAATTATGATTTACTTACCATCCTAGAGCACATGGATTTAGAATTCATTAAGTTTATCTTTAAGACCGAAGCAATGCAAAATCATATAGGGTTTCCATAACAACTTCAGCTTGTTTAATACTAGTTTCATGATCAAACTGGCCTGCCATATGCTAAGTATGCATGATGAGAGTTTTGTTCACAAGAAAGAAATAATTGGTCAAACGCTTATACCCATGATTGTAAGGTGGTATTTTATCCTGCAACCCCCCACCTTGATCTAGCACTCCCACATATTTTCATAATGTATATACTACTTTGTCAAAATTTTAACAAAAAATTCAAACGAAAAATCTGGTAGAACAATAAAAAAAATTCAGTACAAATCAAAAAATCTTGTAGTGTATATGAAAAGTTAGGTAAATTGAATATTTCAAAAATCCGGTATTTTATGGCATATATCAGAGGGCACCATTTATCTCTTCGTTCTGAGATCTAAGTTGAATGATATGTTTCCCGAAACCGAGAGCAAAAAGGTGAGTAAGATCGAGTTTCATATAGATTGGATTGATACTAATGGAAAGGTGAAATACGACCTTATTGAGTTGAAGACCGATGAAGATTTGAAAGTTGTGTAGAAAACATATCACTGTAGGCTAACTAACGGACCGGTCGAGTATGATGCGAGAATTTTTAGATATGTCAACGACATAATCATGATGTTAAAACATGCAGAATCATTTAGTAGTGTTTAGGTATTATTATCTATTATTATTTTGTTAAGTTATGTAATTGTATGTCTAAGTAATGTAATTGTTTGTCAAATGTTGGGTTATGTTCATCATGCATCAATGGAAGAGTATAAACCTCACCTCTGGATTCACCAAACCCATGAGGTTATTCATAAGGACCGATATCATCTGCAAGCGATGAGTGTCTTTCGCACCATGTGGAGGCGGTGGAGGTGATGGTACGTCATGAGAAGGTCCCCCAACATCAGAATGTCCAACATGAGAAAGTTCGACATCATCTACATATTTCCTACGTGGAATGATGTGAGGGTGTGATACAATAAGTCACCACTCCAAGTACCCATCCACACAATATGTTGGAAACTGAACACCCACTGCACGATTCATAATGGCACAGGCAGACCCTAAAACGTGACCAAAAAACCAGCTGTCAATATCCTTAAATGGAATGGCAGGGACTGGTCATGGGATGTCCTGAACATGTCCAAACTGGCGCAGGCACCTTTTAGGTGAGTGTCTATCCACTAAGATCTCCCATCGCAGATAATTAGAAAATAATGAAGTGTCATCAAACTCATGATGCACTCTTTGGTCTGCATATGGTGTCCAAACGTCATTGTCTACAACCATCACATTAATGCTCTTTATGTACTCCGCAACACCTCATGGGTGTGCATGCCTTCCCCTTCATCTCTTTGGCCCGTGCGAACCTTGCAGTGGTAGGAATAATCGGTCTGTCACAAATGGACGGGAAATGCTCGTATATCTAACATTGTATAATAACATAGGAAAATTAAGAAATGTCATAAAAAAACTAAAATAGTCTCAGGGAAATGCTCGTATACCTGAAATAAACTTATATAATCAGCAAGCTACCCCGTCTAAAAAATAATCGCCTCTGCAAATGCAGCATATAGAATCGTCAGTGCAGTATACCCCCATGCCCAACCGACATGGTCAAGGTCACTAAACACTAAACAGCCACGTGTACTTCGCGCCAGATCTACAAGATGTATTATGTATACCCTGGAGGATGCCTTGCCCTGTTGCACTAGATCTTTATACCTGTCCCAGAGTCAAGATAGGAAAAAGTGAGCATGTCTCATAGTCCTAAACTCCTCTATCACCTGCTCCTCAGTAACTTCAAGTCTTGTACAACAGTCATACATGTAAAATCCTAGCTAATGAGAGGAACGGTGAAGAAACTACTTTCCAGTGGAAGATGGAACAAATAGGAGATATAATCCAAGGTAATCGTCATCTCACCAAATGAAAAATGGAAGGAAGATATCTCCTTATTTCATCGCTCAACCAAGATCGTCAATGACTGGCCGTCGAGCATGGTCAGCGAATAGTCCACCAGTGAAAAGAGACCGCAATTATCAAGAATCGACTTAACCTCCTCTAGCATCTCGACATCTAAGAACTTCTTTAGCTTCTGCCCGGGTGCCTTCAGCGGAGGTCGGTCCTGTAACAAACAAAGTCAAAAGCATTAGTTAATTTCAATGTGCGAGTAATAAATAATGAGTAATAAATAAAATCACATCATTGGCATATCATATACATACCTCTCCATGTCATAATTTGAATGCCACATAATTGACATATGTAGTGAGCACATAATAGTCATTGGACCCTCTAGAAAACCCTCATATGTGTGTACATAAGACTCTGTCGAAGCTGAAGCATTCACCTCTGTCTCAAATGAAGAAGTGACACCCATATCCTTTGTAGCATGCGCCTAAGTAGCACAAACCACAGTACCATCTGGGAAGTAACCTCTTTAGTAGTATGAGCTTGTATGTTAGAAAAATGAGGCATCTCTGACGTCTTAGAAGGATGTGGCACATCTGACTTTGCCACCATCTGCATGGTATCCTCAAGTGTTGGCTGGACATCCTCAAGAACAGGCTCATCGTCAGCATTTTTGGTTCATCCAACAGGAGCTCTAGATCCCTATGCCGAGTAGCATGGAGTGCACGAAACTGATATGTCGCCAACCGCTTCCTGTGAGAATCGATCAGGTATACTCTTCCCGCACGGAGATGCAGCCAACTACATCAGCTCGCCTCACTCGAGTCGTGCCTACAACAACTTCAACTATATCACGTTGACGAGAAGCAATCGTGGCATCTCTTTATTTGCTCCTCACtgtaaaaaaattcaaaaaaaattaacctataaaaaatttcaaaaaatccGGAAAAAAAAAAGTAGCAAAGTTTTCAAAATATCCGATAAAAATTCATACTTATTTCTAATTTTTTCATAAAATAAATTCGAAAAATTTGTATACATATTTACCGATTTTTTTAAGAAATCCGGAAATAAGTATAATTTTTTACCAAAAAATTCGATAAAAGTGCATACACTTTTctgaatttttttaaaaattcgATAGAAATGCATGATATCGTACTAAAATTACTATTTATAATGAATTACGAAAATACAATAGCGGTTatgaaaaatctgaaaaaatattatatttttcaaaaatttgaaTTGTTGCAAtacttttttaaaaataaattataaaaattaaCAATTACACGATGATTAAAGGATGTACATTGTCCACTTCTCAATACAGTGAACACTATACATTCCCTCCAATTTTCCCCCTATCTCCAAGTGAAAGCTAAGCCCTCAAAACCTTGCACACATAAAAATAGCTTGCAAACTTCTTGATCGACTTACTAAACAGCCACCGAAGCTTGTCTCGGAGGTAAAATAATTCAGGTGAAAATCTACTGCTGAACACCAAAGCTTATTGATCGACTTACTAAACACAATGTCTCCACACGGCACGTTAATCCACTACTAGGAAATAGCACACACAGCCAAAATATCCATGAGCCACCGAAGCAGCCTGCCATTTACCTCAACTCTATCAGTGCTATCAAAACCTTGACTTATCACCACCCAAGAAAATAAgtttaaactttttttttattttaaaaattaaattatataaaatcattttccaaaatAATTACAAGTCTTTTggtattattttttaaaattaaaagatTAATTTTAATATTCTATAACATAAAATCAAAATCTAACTaaaatcacaatttttttaatttggaaaaactatttaaaataacatcaaaattaaataatgtttattcaaatttttttaataaaatatcCAAATGATATTTTTAGaataataatttaaattaaatttttatttaaattttttataaatttcttcataaattttgttaatataaaattatattcccctataaaatcattttaaaaaaaagtaaaaacaaacgGTCCTGAATCATTATGAAACAAGATAATTGATCAACCAAACAAGGATCAACCCTCCACAAAATTAGAAAATAGAAGAAACTCATGAGTACCCAACTCCTAACAAAGCGAGTGGAGGGGCATAGTTAGCGAGTGGAGGGGACATAGTTAGATATACGAGCTTAAAAACACACAAAAAGTGAAGACGGGATGGGAAAGCCCAAAGACACCGTACTTTCTAAACCTAAAAACGTAAAAATTTATATAAATACTCGTACTGGCAAAATTCCACGAAGAAAACGGAACAGACACATTCTTCACATTAAAGAATGAGAGTCTAAACCCTTAGCACACCCCGCACTAAAGTACGGACAAAACGGACATAATGCCCAACGGACCGGACCCATTTTACCATCCCAAATTGCAACCCTGGCACACTATGGGACTCCCTTTATAACTCAAGAAGTCGGAGTCCTAGAGATTGTATCATGACTCAAAGCCTTCTACTAAAGTGTCCTCAATGAAGATAACTTTGGAATGGACCTTTTCTTTTGCCACACCAGAGCAGGGACTCGATTCACCGGCAAGTTTATAAAGATTACAATTATCTTGACAACTAATATGTTATACATCATAAGCCAAAATACTCAATTTTAATTCAGATACATGATATAAATTTCATCAACATGCATATAAGTTTTGGCACCACTGAACAGTTAAAGAGCCGGATGAATTTACTGCAGCATATATCTGTGGTCAGTATAAACTAAAAACTGACATTGCTGTAGTATACGTTCACTAACTTTAAATTCCAAGGCATTTTTAAACCAAATTCCAGAAACTGAGCAAAAAAAGTATGAGACCAATAACATCCCAGGACAAATGGATAATAACTGTTCTTGATCAGTGTATATTATGCTGATGAAGACTAGTACAGCTGAATGCTCCCTGGATTTAAATACTAATACTCCAGGACACACTATCATCAAATCTGGAACACCATTCCATATGAACATCTAATAGTATGGCATGTATCGATTTGGCCTTCTAAACCTAGGAGCCTTCCTGCATTTTGAGCAAAATAAAAGAAACCATAAAATGTCAATTTATAACTAACAATTGAGTACAGC from Lathyrus oleraceus cultivar Zhongwan6 chromosome 7, CAAS_Psat_ZW6_1.0, whole genome shotgun sequence encodes the following:
- the LOC127102239 gene encoding uncharacterized mitochondrial protein AtMg00810-like; the encoded protein is MKEELDAIEKNKTWKLTEFPKNKKSISVKWVYKVKLKPYGSIGKHKVSCEHEIFKFKKELMNEFEMTDIGNMKLDSDSDGDDAGATMFKQLVGSLRYLCNTIPDIFYVVEMVSRFMSKPKWSHYQAAVRILRYIKGTLKYEVLFPSGAETDSELLSYSDFDWCGD